In Taeniopygia guttata chromosome 2, bTaeGut7.mat, whole genome shotgun sequence, one genomic interval encodes:
- the LMBR1 gene encoding limb region 1 protein homolog isoform X3 — translation MNKRMKMPLLTEYRLWNLASLFSNLCLFVLMPFAFFFLESEGFAGLKKGIRARILETLVMLILLALLILGIVWVASALIDNDAASMESLYDLWEFYLPYLYSCISLMGCLLLLLCTPVGLSRMFTVMGQLLVKPTILEDLDEQMYIITLEEEAIQRKLNGLSSSVEYQTVELERELEKVRSKKTNLERRKKASAWERNLVYPAVMILLLTETSFSVLLVAFNILYLLVDETAMPKGSGGPGIGNASLSTFGFVGAALEIILIFYLMVSSVVGFYSLRFFENFTPRKDDTTMTKIIGNCVSILVLSSALPVMSRTLGITRFDLLGDFGRFNWLGNFYIVLSYNLLFAIMTTLCLVRKFTSAVREELLKALGLDKLHLSNNPRDSETKPSANGHQKTL, via the exons GTTTGTGGAATCTTGCCTCTCTTTTTTCAAATCTGTGTTTATTTGTGTTGATGccctttgcatttttcttcctggaaTCAGAAGGATTTGCTGGCTTAAAAAAG GGCATCAGAGCACGGATTTTGGAAACCCTTGTAATGCTCATTCTTCTTGCACTGCTTATCCTTGGAATTGTATGGGTGGCTTCAGCACTCATAGACAATGATGCTGCCAGTATGGAGTCTTTATATG ACCTCTGGGAATTCTACCTCCCGTATTTATATTCCTGTATATCACTGATGGGATGCTTGTTACTGCTGT tGTGCACACCAGTGGGGCTCTCACGGATGTTTACAGTAATGGGTCAGCTGCTGGTGAAGCCAACA ATCCTGGAAGACCTAGATGAGCAGATGTATATCATCACTTTAGAGGAAGAAGCAATTCAGAGGAAGCTTAATG gtttATCTTCCTCAGTGGAATATCAGACAGTAGAGTTGGAACGTGAGCTTGAAAAAGTGAGaagcaagaaaacaaatctAG AACGGAGGAAAAAAGCTTCTGCTTGGGAAAGGAATTTAGTTTATCCAGCTGTCATGATATTGCTCCTGACTGAGACA TCCTTTTCAGTTCTTTTAGTCGCTTTCAACATTCTTTACCTGTTGGTTGACGAGACTGCAATGCCAAAGGGATCAGGG GGACCTGGAATAGGAAATGCCTCCTTATCCACCTTTGGCTTCGTGGGAGCAGcacttgaaataattttgatttt CTATCTTATGGTATCTTCTGTCGTCGGCTTCTACAGTCTTCGTTTTTTTGAGAATTTCACTCCCAGGAAGGATGACACAACTATGACAAAG ATAATTGGAAACTGTGTCTCAATCTTggtgctgagctctgctttGCCAGTGATGTCAAGGACACTGG GAATCACCAGATTTGATCTCCTTGGAGACTTTGGAAGGTTCAACTGGCTGGGGAACTTCTATATTGTGTTATCTTACAACTTGCTCTTTGCTATCATGACAACGTTGTGTCTGGTCAGAAAGTTCACTTCTGCTGTGCGAGAAGAGCTCCTGAAGGCATTAG GATTAGATAAACTTCATCTATCAAACAATCCAAGAGACTCGGAGACAAAGCCTTCTGCAAATGGCCATCAGAAAACACTGTGA